From the genome of Glycine max cultivar Williams 82 chromosome 2, Glycine_max_v4.0, whole genome shotgun sequence, one region includes:
- the LOC113000486 gene encoding uncharacterized protein, whose protein sequence is MHNFKVVKNDGQFRVCEHEYKLFFIGVTVVREANLHELPFKEFRFVEFANVVAGNFVSGLLIDIIGVVDMVVFRGEILSCTLWENYCTQFLSYLNERGDDGPMVIILTHARIKDAQGSYPASVSNSFKASKLLINDPILEIQEFKERLLDLGVEVSRVLLPGDQASSQVSGGSQLSSKDSFLSKAEAKTILEINAISEVDLLSVFILYSLQLEVKFG, encoded by the exons ATGCATAATTTCAAAGTTGTTAAGAATGATGGTCAATTTAGAGTGTGCGAACATGAgtacaagttattttttattggagtgACGGTTGTTAGAGAAGCTAATTTGCATGAACTGCCTTTTAAGGAATTTAGATTTGTTGAATTTGCAAATGTTGTTGCTGGCAATTTTGTGTCTGGCCTGTTGATTG ATATTATTGGGGTCGTTGATATGGTGGTCTTTCG TGGtgaaattttgtcttgcacaCTTTGGGAGAATTACTGTACTCAGTTCCTATCCTATTTGAATGAACGTGGGGATGATGGGCCGATGGTTATTATATTGACACATGCCAGAATAAAAGATGCACAGG GAAGTTATCCAGCTTCAGTGAGCAATTCCTTCAAGGCGTCAAAACTATTGATTAATGATCCTATATTGGAAATTCAGGAATTTAAAGAGAG GCTTTTAGATTTAGGTGTTGAGGTGAGTCGAGTTTTGCTACCTGGCGATCAAGCAAGCTCACAAGTTTCAGGGGGAAGTCAGCTATCATCAAAGGATTCGTTTCTTTCAAAGGCTGAAGCCAAaactattttagaaatcaatgcCATTTCTGAGGTGGACTTGTTAtctgtgtttattttatattcattgcAGTTGGAAGTCAAATTTGGCTAG